A part of Perca fluviatilis chromosome 15, GENO_Pfluv_1.0, whole genome shotgun sequence genomic DNA contains:
- the LOC120574525 gene encoding uncharacterized protein LOC120574525, producing the protein MTLQLFRIGIVICDIMLICISKTQQCPPKNISCNDVNKAKGFKFLYPCPEGGEISVFDNKTLIAHTARGTQLFRYSNEVISMDNHSLVTRDCRDLRVECIFPNGSFVEEICVDYKMTEKIKNPDPDDSPTRQNLSICVWVGGIVLMMGMFCCCYICKKKQYGAPAVSVFLRYLKTCPCLREGISQAERGESEETRHPGGREVQKVTADDLDTAQSNIVNRLSEISDSYPRGSGENDIKQDDKLGSVQSIDPKADGKTPQSFSLDRNLSNEGLKPDKTRDISAPDKTSDHRAMNRSLKDDPGGVVENKEKYVVWIREKHNGWTPNDRGPEDHGNEGKLLLLNEGAAIQHFDMTGEAVALVNRRGLDPDQVSRCSALDTDVESTPNMKNYT; encoded by the exons ATGACCCTTCAACTTTTTCGAATTGGCATTGTGATATGCGATATTATGTTAATTTGTATCAGCAAAACACAAC AATGCCCTCCAAAAAACATTTCCTGCAACGACGTTAACAAGGCTAAGGGATTCAAGTTCTTATATCCGTGTCCTGAGGGAGGAGAGATTTCTGTGTTTGATAATAAG ACTCTGATTGCTCATACTGCGCGTGGCACTCAGTTGTTTAGGTATTCGAATGAAGTGATAAGTATGGACAACCATTCACTCGTTACAAGAGACTGTAGAGACCTGCGAGTAGAATGCATATTTCCTAAT GGAAGCTTTGTAGAAGAGATCTGTGTGGATTATAAAATGACTG AGAAAATTAAGAATCCTGATCCCGATGATTCACCAACACGACAGAACCTCAGCA TCTGTGTATGGGTCGGTGGGATAGTGCTCATGATGGGGATGTTTTGTTGCTGTTACATTTGTAAAAA GAAGCAGTACGGTGCACCTgctgtttctgtctttttaaGATACCTTAAGACTTGCCCTTGTCTCAGAGAGGGGATTTCCCAGGCAGAGAGGGGAGAGTCAGAAGAAACTAG ACACCCTGGAGGACGTGAAGTCCAAAAGGTCACAGCTGATGATTTGGACACAGCACAATCCAACATTGTTAACAG GCTAAGTGAAATATCTGATTCGTATCCACGTGGAAGTGGTGAAAATGATATCAAGCAAGATGACAAACTTGGAAGTGTGCAGAG TATTGATCCCAAGGCTGATGGCAAGACTCCTCAATCCTTTAGTCTGGACCGCAACTTAAGCAATGAGGGACTGAAGCCCGATAAAAC CAGAGACATAAGTGCCCCTGACAAAACCTCTGATCATCGAGCCATGAACAG GAGCTTGAAAGATGATCCAGGAGGAGTggttgaaaacaaagaaaaatacgTTGTTTG GATCAGGGAAAAGCACAATGGATGGACTCCTAATGATCGTGGTCCTGAAGATCATGGGAATGAAGGGAAACTGCTGCTGTTGAATGAGGG AGCTGCCATCCAACATTTTGACATGACAGGTGAAGCCGTAGCTTTGGTGAACAGGCGCGGTTTGGACCCAGACCAGGTCAGCAGGTGCTCTGCATTA GACACTGACGTGGAGTCAACACCCAACATGAAGAattatacataa